One window from the genome of Faecalibacterium sp. HTF-F encodes:
- the rsgA gene encoding ribosome small subunit-dependent GTPase A, translated as MKGYITKGIGGFYYVKTPEGIVECKPRGIFRKQKITPVAGDEVTLETENGVSVIAEIAPRKNVFVRPPMANLDLLFLVASTTQPTPSTLVLDKLSAIAVDKGVQPVIVCTKGDLAEAEFLRSAYERSTLPFIRIDYETGAGLDEVKQWINGRLCAFCGNSGVGKSTLLNHLLPEAERETSAISQKLGRGRHTTREVTIFEAFGGRIADTPGFASLEANRAGFISKENLEHAFPEFGPYLGQCQFTGCSHRSEKGCAVRAALADGRLSQTRYDSYCAMYEEVKDVKDWQRPKV; from the coding sequence ATGAAAGGATATATCACAAAGGGCATCGGCGGCTTTTACTACGTAAAAACGCCGGAAGGCATTGTGGAGTGCAAGCCCCGCGGCATCTTCCGCAAACAGAAGATCACGCCGGTTGCAGGCGACGAAGTGACGCTGGAAACCGAGAACGGTGTTTCGGTCATTGCGGAGATCGCACCGCGAAAGAACGTTTTTGTGCGCCCCCCGATGGCAAACCTCGATCTGCTGTTTCTGGTGGCAAGCACCACCCAGCCCACCCCCAGCACGCTGGTGCTGGATAAGCTTTCTGCCATTGCGGTGGACAAGGGCGTGCAGCCGGTGATCGTGTGCACCAAGGGCGATCTGGCCGAGGCAGAGTTCCTGCGCTCTGCCTACGAAAGATCCACCCTGCCGTTCATCCGCATCGACTATGAGACCGGTGCAGGACTGGACGAGGTGAAGCAGTGGATCAATGGCCGGCTGTGCGCCTTCTGCGGCAACTCCGGCGTGGGAAAGTCCACCCTGCTGAACCATCTGCTTCCGGAAGCCGAGCGGGAGACCAGCGCCATCAGCCAGAAGCTGGGCCGCGGCCGCCACACCACCCGTGAGGTGACCATCTTTGAAGCCTTTGGCGGGCGCATTGCGGATACGCCGGGCTTTGCCAGTCTGGAAGCGAACCGCGCCGGGTTCATCTCCAAGGAAAATTTGGAGCATGCGTTCCCGGAGTTCGGGCCTTATCTGGGACAGTGCCAGTTCACCGGCTGCTCCCACCGCAGCGAAAAAGGCTGCGCCGTGCGCGCGGCACTGGCAGATGGCAGGCTCTCTCAGACCCGGTACGACAGCTACTGCGCCATGTACGAGGAAGTCAAGGACGTGAAGGATTGGCAGCGCCCGAAAGTATAA
- a CDS encoding Stp1/IreP family PP2C-type Ser/Thr phosphatase, with translation MKLAGKTDVGRVRQDNQDDYRAGELPGDAAWLLVCDGMGGARGGREASESACDVIERCFQEQYASKCLPGEEETFLKKALLSANRFVFQKALREEALAGMGTTAVCALVRSGRVYLCHAGDSRAYLYRDGQLAQLTHDHSYVQELVDCGTITVEEAEHHPQKNIITRALGVDYRLEPEFATAQLHSGDILLLCSDGLTNAVPKEQLEQLLRTGKFYDLPDLLIRTANENGGPDNITALLLCVEEVR, from the coding sequence ATGAAACTTGCAGGAAAAACGGATGTCGGCCGGGTCCGGCAGGATAATCAGGACGATTATCGCGCAGGAGAGCTGCCCGGCGATGCCGCATGGCTGCTGGTGTGTGACGGCATGGGCGGTGCACGCGGCGGCAGGGAAGCCAGTGAGAGCGCATGTGATGTCATTGAGCGCTGCTTTCAGGAGCAGTATGCTTCCAAGTGCCTGCCCGGCGAGGAAGAGACCTTCCTGAAAAAAGCACTGCTCAGCGCCAACCGCTTTGTGTTCCAGAAGGCCCTGCGGGAGGAAGCACTGGCAGGCATGGGCACTACGGCGGTGTGCGCACTGGTGCGCTCTGGCAGGGTGTATCTGTGCCATGCAGGTGACTCGCGGGCGTACCTGTACCGGGATGGACAGCTTGCCCAGCTCACCCACGACCACTCCTACGTGCAGGAGCTGGTGGACTGCGGCACCATTACCGTGGAGGAGGCCGAGCATCACCCCCAGAAGAACATCATCACCCGTGCTCTGGGTGTGGACTACCGGCTGGAACCGGAGTTTGCCACCGCACAGCTGCACAGCGGAGATATCCTGCTGCTGTGCTCGGACGGCCTGACCAATGCGGTGCCCAAAGAACAGCTGGAACAGCTGCTGCGCACGGGAAAGTTCTATGATCTGCCGGATCTGCTGATCCGCACTGCCAACGAAAACGGCGGCCCGGATAACATCACCGCGCTGCTTCTGTGTGTGGAGGAGGTGCGCTGA
- the fmt gene encoding methionyl-tRNA formyltransferase yields MRILFMGTPDIAAECLKALYAAGHDICAVYTRRDKPVGRKQVLTAPPVKEVALAHGTPVFQPRTLRDGSEDENIRALAPELIVVVAYGCILPKSVLETPKYGCINLHVSLLPKYRGSAPVQWAVLNGDAETGVSIMQMDEGLDTGDVLCCEKITIDPEETSGELFDRVTAVGARVLCEVVPAIAAGTLKPQPQDHANACLAPMLNKEMAEFRLTESAAHIHNWVRGMNPWPGAWFVTSGGKKLKVMECRAVEASGKAPGTVLATKPLTVACGEGAVQLLNVVPEGKKPMDGTAFAAGQRLKTGDIL; encoded by the coding sequence ATGCGCATTCTGTTCATGGGCACGCCGGATATTGCCGCCGAGTGCCTGAAAGCCCTGTATGCTGCCGGGCATGACATCTGTGCAGTGTATACCCGTCGGGATAAGCCGGTTGGCCGCAAGCAGGTGCTTACCGCACCCCCGGTCAAGGAAGTGGCGCTTGCCCACGGCACGCCGGTGTTCCAGCCCCGTACCCTGCGGGACGGCAGCGAAGATGAAAATATCCGCGCACTGGCCCCGGAGCTGATCGTGGTGGTGGCTTATGGCTGCATCCTGCCGAAGTCGGTGCTGGAAACGCCGAAATATGGCTGCATCAACCTGCATGTCTCCCTGTTGCCCAAGTATCGCGGCAGCGCTCCGGTGCAGTGGGCCGTGCTGAACGGCGACGCTGAGACCGGCGTTTCCATCATGCAGATGGACGAGGGACTGGATACCGGCGATGTGCTCTGCTGTGAGAAGATCACCATTGACCCGGAGGAGACCAGCGGCGAGCTGTTTGACCGCGTGACCGCCGTGGGTGCACGGGTACTGTGTGAGGTAGTGCCCGCCATCGCCGCCGGAACGCTGAAACCCCAGCCGCAGGACCATGCAAACGCCTGCCTTGCTCCCATGCTCAATAAAGAGATGGCGGAGTTCCGCCTTACCGAATCTGCCGCCCACATCCACAACTGGGTGCGCGGCATGAACCCGTGGCCCGGTGCATGGTTTGTCACCTCCGGCGGCAAGAAGCTCAAGGTGATGGAGTGCCGTGCGGTGGAAGCTTCCGGCAAAGCGCCCGGCACGGTGCTGGCGACAAAGCCGCTGACCGTGGCCTGCGGAGAAGGTGCTGTCCAGCTTTTGAATGTGGTGCCTGAAGGCAAAAAGCCCATGGACGGCACCGCATTTGCCGCCGGTCAGCGCCTCAAAACGGGGGATATCCTCTGA
- the rsmB gene encoding 16S rRNA (cytosine(967)-C(5))-methyltransferase RsmB codes for MAANPRAAAVAALVRQEQAGFSNLVLDAELKRQRLEDRDKAFASAIFYTVLEHQGTLDHILCQFLPKGLAKLDAPVREILRAALAQARYMQVPVSAAVNEAVKLTRTFKKSSASGLVNAVLRKACSYDLSTASFKNEVERLMVLGSAGQDVAEFLHKNYPDEALDILTYKADGGMTSLRANPLKTSAEELCTKLLASGAKEAKPGVMPGSVLARFEGSPAENELFRQGYFHVEGQASQLAALCVEAKPGETVIDLCAAPGGKTVLLAEQMQNTGRLYSCDAAENRVGLIRTTVQRMGLTNVEVLCSDATKGNPALPQADRILADVPCSGLGILAKKPDLRYKKLEPAREAELLATQSAILDTAAQLLKPGGRLVYSTCTIDPAENQQQIAAFLVRHPEFTVVKPAVALPAGMTAGEHGALSVPTRTGMDGFFLCAMQKNG; via the coding sequence ATGGCGGCAAATCCGCGCGCGGCAGCTGTGGCGGCGCTGGTGCGGCAGGAGCAGGCCGGTTTTTCCAACCTTGTTCTGGATGCTGAACTCAAGCGCCAGCGGCTGGAAGACCGCGATAAAGCTTTTGCCAGTGCCATTTTTTATACCGTGCTGGAACATCAGGGCACGCTGGATCACATCCTGTGCCAGTTCCTGCCCAAGGGCCTTGCAAAGCTGGATGCACCGGTGCGCGAGATCCTGCGTGCTGCGCTGGCGCAGGCCCGCTATATGCAGGTGCCGGTATCCGCAGCGGTGAACGAAGCGGTCAAGCTGACCCGCACCTTCAAAAAATCCAGCGCATCCGGTCTGGTCAACGCTGTGCTGCGCAAGGCGTGCAGCTACGACCTGAGCACCGCAAGCTTCAAAAACGAAGTGGAGCGGCTCATGGTGCTGGGCTCTGCCGGGCAGGATGTGGCGGAATTTCTGCACAAAAACTACCCGGATGAAGCACTGGATATCCTCACCTACAAAGCCGATGGCGGCATGACCAGCCTGCGGGCAAACCCGCTGAAGACAAGCGCAGAAGAACTCTGCACAAAGCTGCTGGCTTCCGGAGCAAAGGAAGCGAAGCCCGGCGTTATGCCCGGCAGTGTGCTGGCCCGGTTCGAGGGAAGCCCGGCGGAAAACGAGCTGTTCCGGCAGGGATATTTCCATGTGGAAGGGCAGGCCAGCCAGCTGGCAGCGCTCTGCGTGGAAGCAAAGCCCGGTGAAACGGTCATCGACCTGTGCGCGGCCCCCGGCGGCAAGACCGTCCTGCTGGCCGAGCAGATGCAGAATACCGGCAGGCTCTACAGCTGCGATGCCGCCGAGAACCGCGTGGGTCTGATCCGCACGACGGTGCAGCGCATGGGACTGACCAATGTGGAGGTCCTGTGCAGTGATGCCACCAAGGGAAACCCGGCTCTGCCGCAGGCCGACCGCATCCTTGCAGATGTGCCCTGCAGTGGTCTGGGCATTCTGGCTAAAAAGCCGGATCTGCGCTACAAAAAGCTGGAACCGGCCCGCGAAGCTGAATTATTGGCCACGCAGTCGGCCATCCTCGATACGGCGGCACAGCTGCTCAAACCGGGCGGCAGGCTGGTGTACTCCACCTGCACCATCGACCCGGCAGAGAACCAGCAGCAGATCGCGGCATTTCTGGTCCGTCACCCGGAGTTTACGGTGGTAAAGCCCGCCGTGGCGCTGCCCGCCGGGATGACGGCAGGGGAGCATGGTGCGCTTTCGGTGCCCACCCGTACCGGCATGGATGGATTTTTCCTGTGCGCCATGCAGAAAAACGGGTGA
- the pknB gene encoding Stk1 family PASTA domain-containing Ser/Thr kinase, which yields MDNLIGKKLDGLYEVKELIGSGGMANVYKAVMLGQNGPVPAGTVVAVKVLRQEYMHDPDLVRRFKNESKAISLLNHPNIVKVYDVSVNDDLQYIVMEYVDGMTLREYLNQRGGKLTNRETVHFISQILKALEHAHANGVVHRDIKPQNIMLLDNGQLRMMDFGIARISRAENQLLSGKAMGSVHYISPEQAKGDETDCTSDIYSVGVMMYEMLSGHLPFDADDMVEVAIKQISDKPKSLHEIAPEVPNALVEITEKAMAKLPQNRYASAREMLDALDAYVQNPSVMFEYKYITEDAPEKVVKRTMSQNRTNRPAEKPAPRSKKTASRKKKRRTIYLPALLGITIAFALACLALCWMILNDSSNLMNNKADITLGDYIGMTQDEAAATEQVVSGQISVTWEQEYNSDYAAGYIYKQSPVSGRTVREGQNVTLTVSLGTQYVTVPDLTNYVQADAEQQLKDLGVSVLVTQAVDTTVASGAVIRTDPAAGSQVAAGSTIVVYISRPQVATTTKVPSLIGMSAEDARTLLVQNHLGLGSQSEQYSDQPVGTVISQNPAAGATAKLNGRVNIVVSAGPEPAPEPEAPSDSTTGGDWWSGLFGGGSSSSSSSTTASGEQGTAGSGEPSQTPLTDWWSSLLS from the coding sequence ATGGACAACCTGATCGGCAAAAAGCTGGATGGCCTGTATGAGGTGAAGGAGCTGATCGGCTCCGGCGGCATGGCGAACGTCTACAAGGCGGTCATGCTTGGCCAGAACGGCCCTGTTCCCGCCGGGACAGTGGTGGCGGTCAAGGTGCTGCGGCAGGAGTATATGCATGACCCGGATCTTGTGCGCCGTTTTAAAAATGAATCCAAGGCCATCTCGCTGCTGAACCACCCGAACATCGTCAAGGTATATGATGTTTCGGTGAACGATGATCTGCAGTATATCGTGATGGAATATGTGGACGGCATGACCCTGCGCGAGTACCTCAACCAGCGCGGCGGCAAGCTGACCAACCGGGAGACCGTGCATTTTATCTCTCAGATCTTAAAGGCGCTGGAACATGCCCATGCCAACGGTGTGGTGCACCGGGACATCAAGCCCCAGAACATCATGCTTCTGGACAATGGTCAGCTGCGCATGATGGATTTTGGCATCGCGCGCATCTCCCGGGCCGAGAATCAGCTGCTCAGCGGCAAGGCCATGGGCAGCGTGCATTATATCAGCCCGGAGCAGGCCAAAGGTGATGAGACCGACTGCACCAGCGATATCTACTCGGTGGGCGTGATGATGTACGAGATGCTCAGCGGTCATCTGCCCTTTGATGCAGACGACATGGTGGAGGTTGCCATCAAGCAGATCTCGGATAAGCCGAAGTCTCTGCACGAGATCGCGCCGGAGGTACCGAACGCACTGGTGGAGATCACCGAAAAAGCCATGGCAAAGCTGCCGCAGAACCGCTATGCTTCTGCCCGCGAGATGCTGGATGCACTGGACGCCTACGTGCAGAATCCCTCCGTGATGTTCGAGTACAAATATATTACAGAAGATGCACCCGAAAAGGTGGTGAAACGTACCATGAGCCAGAACCGCACAAATCGACCTGCCGAAAAACCTGCGCCCCGCAGCAAAAAGACTGCATCCCGCAAAAAGAAGCGCCGTACCATTTATCTTCCGGCGCTGCTGGGCATCACCATTGCATTTGCCCTTGCCTGTCTTGCACTGTGCTGGATGATCCTGAACGACTCCTCCAACCTGATGAACAACAAAGCAGATATCACGCTGGGCGATTATATCGGAATGACGCAGGACGAGGCTGCCGCCACCGAGCAGGTTGTCTCCGGTCAGATCAGTGTTACCTGGGAGCAGGAATACAACAGCGACTATGCGGCGGGCTATATCTACAAGCAGTCGCCGGTCTCCGGCCGCACGGTGCGTGAGGGCCAGAATGTGACCCTTACTGTCAGTCTGGGCACCCAGTATGTCACGGTGCCCGATCTGACCAACTATGTGCAGGCAGATGCAGAGCAGCAGCTTAAAGATCTGGGAGTCTCGGTGCTGGTGACGCAGGCTGTGGATACTACAGTGGCATCCGGTGCGGTCATCCGCACCGACCCGGCAGCAGGCAGTCAGGTGGCAGCAGGCAGCACGATAGTGGTCTATATCAGCCGCCCGCAGGTGGCGACCACCACCAAGGTGCCCTCGCTCATTGGCATGAGCGCCGAGGATGCCCGCACCCTGCTGGTGCAGAATCATCTGGGTCTGGGCAGCCAGTCTGAGCAGTACAGCGACCAGCCGGTGGGCACCGTCATCAGTCAGAACCCGGCGGCAGGCGCTACCGCAAAGCTGAATGGCCGAGTGAACATCGTGGTCAGTGCCGGGCCGGAGCCTGCACCGGAACCGGAAGCACCCAGCGACAGCACGACAGGCGGCGACTGGTGGAGCGGCCTGTTCGGCGGTGGTTCGTCCTCCTCTTCCTCCAGCACAACAGCGAGTGGTGAGCAGGGCACAGCGGGCAGCGGGGAGCCTTCCCAGACTCCTCTGACCGACTGGTGGTCCTCGCTGCTGAGCTGA
- a CDS encoding lipopolysaccharide biosynthesis protein — MKKDKNIILDNFIWRFAERCGAQLVTAVVTLLLARILMPEDYGKTALVAVFINILQVFIDSGLGTALIQKKDADDLDFSSVFYFNFAVCLVLYAGMFIAAPYIAAFYKDLTLTPVVRVASLTLVFSGVKGIQQAYVSRNMLFKRFFFATLGGTLFSAFLGLGMAYAGFGVWALVAQQLSNTAIDTLILWLTVHWRPKAVFSWQRLKGLLSYGWRLLASSLLDTVYNNLRSLVIGRVYTSADLAFYNEGMLAPDTIAVNVDSSIDSVLLPAMSAVQDEPARVKNMTRRAIKTCVYVIAPLMMAMFFCAKPLVRLVLTEKWLPCVPYLRIFCITYMFYPIHTANLNAIKAMGRSGVYLKLEIIKKIMGLTLLLLTYRISVMAMAYSLILSSLLSQLINTWPNRKLLDYRYLEQLKDILPSILLAVFMGCCMWLVNLAHLPDIVTLVIQILIGAAVYLGGSALLKLDTFEYLWNVVKPKIQKKPWADNEE, encoded by the coding sequence ATGAAAAAAGATAAGAACATTATTCTTGACAACTTTATCTGGCGCTTTGCAGAGCGCTGCGGTGCCCAGCTTGTGACAGCCGTTGTAACGCTGCTGCTGGCCCGTATTCTAATGCCGGAAGATTACGGTAAGACGGCGCTGGTGGCGGTGTTCATCAACATTTTGCAGGTGTTCATCGACAGCGGTCTTGGTACAGCACTGATCCAGAAAAAAGATGCAGACGATCTGGATTTTTCGTCGGTATTCTATTTCAACTTTGCGGTATGTTTGGTGTTGTACGCCGGAATGTTTATTGCGGCACCTTATATTGCGGCATTCTATAAAGACCTTACATTGACGCCCGTGGTTCGCGTTGCCAGCCTGACGCTGGTGTTTTCCGGTGTCAAAGGCATCCAGCAGGCCTATGTGTCCCGCAATATGCTGTTTAAACGCTTTTTCTTTGCAACGCTGGGCGGTACGCTGTTCTCCGCATTTCTGGGGCTGGGTATGGCTTATGCCGGCTTTGGCGTCTGGGCGCTGGTGGCACAGCAGCTTTCCAACACGGCCATTGATACGCTGATTCTTTGGCTCACGGTGCATTGGAGACCGAAAGCGGTCTTTTCTTGGCAGCGGCTGAAAGGGCTGCTGTCCTATGGCTGGAGACTGCTGGCTTCCTCCCTGTTGGATACCGTATACAATAATCTGCGCAGCCTTGTGATCGGCCGCGTTTACACATCGGCTGATCTTGCCTTTTATAATGAGGGTATGCTTGCACCGGATACGATCGCGGTCAACGTGGATTCTTCCATTGACAGCGTTCTGCTCCCGGCAATGTCTGCCGTGCAGGACGAGCCTGCGCGGGTGAAAAACATGACCCGCCGTGCCATCAAGACCTGCGTTTACGTCATTGCGCCGCTGATGATGGCGATGTTCTTCTGCGCAAAGCCGCTCGTCCGGCTGGTGCTGACGGAGAAGTGGCTGCCCTGCGTGCCGTATCTGCGGATTTTCTGCATCACCTACATGTTCTATCCGATCCACACGGCAAACCTGAATGCGATCAAGGCAATGGGCCGCAGCGGAGTGTATCTGAAGTTGGAGATCATCAAGAAGATCATGGGCCTGACCCTGCTCCTGCTGACCTACCGCATCAGCGTGATGGCAATGGCCTACAGCCTGATCCTGAGCAGCCTGCTGAGCCAGCTCATCAATACATGGCCGAACAGAAAATTACTGGATTACCGCTATCTGGAACAGCTGAAAGACATCCTGCCCAGCATTCTGCTGGCTGTTTTCATGGGCTGCTGCATGTGGCTGGTCAATCTTGCACATCTGCCAGACATCGTAACGCTGGTCATTCAGATCCTGATCGGCGCAGCGGTGTATCTGGGCGGTTCTGCACTGCTGAAGCTGGATACGTTTGAGTATCTCTGGAATGTCGTGAAGCCCAAAATTCAGAAAAAGCCGTGGGCTGATAATGAAGAGTGA
- a CDS encoding thiamine diphosphokinase — MSRCVIISACPVTPELAKALRPDDFIIACDAGYRNCVPLGCKPDIILGDFDTAPCPEKQDDDIIVLPHVKDDTDTEYAAKLASEKGFDEVLLLGGLGGRRVEHTLANLCTGLGLERRGVRTTLLDERSRITYVMPGETRRYPKENYFFFSAFPMEGRAEGVCEHGSYYELDNAELTAAYPLGVSNEYAEGSDCITISTRSGALVAVETIPD; from the coding sequence ATGTCACGCTGTGTGATCATTTCGGCCTGCCCGGTCACGCCGGAGCTGGCAAAGGCCCTGCGGCCGGACGATTTTATCATTGCCTGTGATGCAGGCTATCGCAACTGTGTCCCGCTGGGCTGTAAGCCCGATATCATCCTGGGCGATTTTGACACCGCCCCCTGCCCGGAAAAGCAGGATGACGACATCATCGTTCTGCCCCACGTCAAGGATGATACCGACACTGAGTATGCCGCAAAGCTGGCCTCAGAAAAAGGTTTTGACGAGGTGCTGCTGCTGGGCGGCCTTGGTGGCAGACGGGTAGAGCATACGCTTGCAAACCTGTGCACCGGCCTTGGGCTGGAGCGGCGCGGCGTGCGCACCACTCTGCTGGACGAGCGCAGCCGCATCACCTACGTGATGCCCGGCGAGACCCGCCGCTACCCGAAGGAGAATTATTTCTTTTTCTCGGCCTTTCCGATGGAGGGCAGGGCAGAGGGCGTGTGCGAACACGGCTCTTATTATGAGTTGGATAACGCAGAGCTGACCGCCGCGTATCCGCTGGGTGTCAGCAACGAGTACGCCGAAGGTTCGGACTGCATCACCATCAGCACCCGCAGCGGTGCGCTGGTGGCAGTGGAGACCATCCCGGACTGA
- a CDS encoding WbqC family protein, giving the protein MKLGIMQPYFVPYIGYWQLMNAVDEYVIYDDVNFIKGGWINRNRILVNDQPKYFNVPMLGASSMKHINEVGVNNDPKLIRKNLDQLMRAYSKAPYYDKVFPLMEKILTSEKENLAQYNAESFRLINKYLGITTKLIVSSTLEKDCTLKGQDKVLEICKLLGATEYYNAIGGQELYSFADFRQQGVKLSFLKTEPITYDQFGGEFQPNLSIVDVMMFNSVDTVREMLGRYQLVCK; this is encoded by the coding sequence GTGAAACTTGGTATTATGCAACCGTATTTTGTGCCGTACATTGGTTATTGGCAGCTGATGAATGCGGTCGATGAATATGTGATTTACGATGATGTGAATTTTATCAAGGGCGGTTGGATTAACCGGAACCGTATTTTGGTCAATGACCAGCCAAAATACTTTAATGTACCAATGCTTGGTGCAAGCTCTATGAAACATATCAACGAAGTAGGTGTTAACAATGACCCAAAACTGATCCGGAAAAATCTGGATCAGCTGATGCGGGCATACAGCAAGGCCCCATATTATGATAAAGTATTCCCACTTATGGAGAAAATTCTTACCAGTGAAAAGGAAAATCTTGCACAGTACAATGCCGAATCTTTCCGGCTTATCAACAAATATCTGGGAATCACGACAAAACTGATTGTTTCTTCGACGCTGGAAAAAGACTGCACTCTGAAAGGACAGGACAAGGTTCTGGAAATCTGCAAGCTTTTGGGCGCGACAGAATACTACAATGCCATCGGAGGACAGGAACTTTACTCGTTTGCGGATTTCCGTCAGCAAGGAGTCAAGCTTAGCTTTCTGAAAACAGAACCTATCACTTACGATCAGTTCGGCGGAGAATTTCAGCCGAATCTATCCATCGTCGATGTGATGATGTTCAATTCAGTAGACACTGTCCGAGAAATGCTGGGCCGGTATCAGTTGGTCTGCAAGTGA
- a CDS encoding glycosyltransferase family 2 protein codes for MNDDVVVSVLCIAYNHEKYIRSALDGFVNQKTNFRYEVLINDDASTDHTAAIIAEYEAKYPDIIKPVYQTENQYSKGVFITKSILFPRSKGKYTAICEGDDYWCDENKLQKQVDFLESHEGYAACVHNTRLLDCRTGGSWPMYKGEQDRDLTFKEVVNYSAACFHTSSILCRREWFCIPDELRANGFGDYPRAVYMRLNGKIHYLKDIMSVYRMFTAGSWTARNQNNASKQQRICSQKARTDFTEKLRRYCREQGVAPEYQKAVNDVANRDQLQLAVLQKGGRCLLHGPQLGIFMGLSLEKKIHVLDTVRTEFKTERNEKR; via the coding sequence ATGAACGATGATGTAGTGGTGTCCGTTCTTTGTATCGCATATAACCATGAAAAATACATCCGTAGCGCATTGGACGGATTCGTGAATCAAAAGACGAACTTCCGGTATGAAGTTCTTATAAATGATGATGCGTCCACAGATCACACTGCTGCGATCATCGCAGAATATGAGGCAAAGTATCCGGACATCATTAAACCGGTCTACCAGACTGAAAATCAGTATTCTAAGGGAGTATTCATCACGAAAAGCATTCTTTTCCCTCGGTCGAAGGGAAAGTATACGGCGATTTGTGAAGGCGACGACTATTGGTGCGATGAAAACAAACTGCAAAAGCAGGTGGATTTTCTGGAATCGCATGAGGGGTATGCGGCCTGTGTGCACAATACCCGGCTGTTGGACTGCCGCACGGGCGGTTCGTGGCCGATGTATAAAGGAGAACAGGATCGTGATCTCACATTCAAGGAGGTCGTCAATTACAGTGCAGCCTGTTTCCATACGTCCTCGATTTTATGCAGGAGAGAGTGGTTCTGCATACCGGATGAACTCAGAGCAAATGGATTCGGCGATTATCCGCGTGCAGTTTATATGCGGCTGAACGGGAAGATCCACTATTTAAAGGATATCATGTCTGTCTACCGGATGTTTACCGCCGGTTCGTGGACTGCCCGGAACCAGAACAACGCGTCTAAGCAGCAGCGCATTTGCAGCCAGAAAGCGAGAACGGACTTTACAGAAAAGCTCCGCCGGTACTGCCGTGAACAGGGGGTTGCGCCCGAATACCAGAAGGCGGTAAATGATGTGGCGAACCGTGACCAGCTGCAGCTGGCAGTTCTCCAGAAAGGCGGCAGATGCCTTTTGCATGGTCCGCAGTTGGGCATTTTTATGGGACTGTCGCTGGAAAAGAAAATACATGTGCTGGATACGGTACGGACGGAGTTTAAGACAGAACGAAATGAAAAAAGATAA
- the rlmN gene encoding 23S rRNA (adenine(2503)-C(2))-methyltransferase RlmN, translating to MEQKRCISSLTLAELTAELKVMGQPGFRAKQIFHWVHQKLVTEFSAMTDQPKTLLAKLEESFYIAAPQIERRQEAKDGTVKYLLRMADGNCIETVVMRYHYGNTVCVSTQVGCRMGCRFCASTQAGRVRNLEAGEICSEIYTAQKDIGERISHIVLMGIGEPLDNFDEVMKFLENITSPEGVNIGMRNISLSTCGLVPKIDLLAEKKLQLTLSVSLHAPNNEIRSGMMPVNDAYPVEVLMQAVRRYQDTTGRRVSFEYSMVRGVNDSDACAKQLANLIRGMGAHVNLIPINPVDGSPYSATDAANVRRFQQKLESLGVNATVRRRLGSEISAACGQLRRDEMNGKA from the coding sequence ATGGAACAAAAACGCTGTATCTCTTCCCTGACGCTGGCAGAGCTGACCGCTGAACTGAAAGTGATGGGCCAGCCGGGTTTCCGGGCAAAGCAGATCTTCCACTGGGTGCACCAGAAGCTGGTCACCGAGTTTTCTGCTATGACCGACCAGCCCAAGACCCTGCTGGCAAAGCTGGAAGAAAGCTTCTATATCGCAGCACCCCAGATCGAGCGCCGGCAGGAAGCAAAGGACGGCACCGTAAAATATCTGCTGCGCATGGCAGACGGCAATTGCATCGAGACCGTTGTCATGCGCTACCACTACGGCAATACCGTGTGTGTGTCCACTCAGGTGGGCTGCCGCATGGGCTGCCGCTTCTGTGCCTCTACGCAGGCAGGCCGGGTGCGCAATCTGGAAGCCGGCGAGATCTGCTCCGAAATTTACACCGCACAGAAGGATATTGGCGAGCGCATTTCCCACATCGTGCTCATGGGCATCGGGGAACCGCTGGACAACTTTGACGAAGTGATGAAGTTTCTGGAAAATATCACCTCGCCCGAGGGCGTCAACATCGGGATGCGCAACATCAGTCTTTCCACCTGCGGCCTTGTGCCAAAGATCGATCTGCTGGCCGAGAAAAAGCTGCAGCTCACCCTTTCGGTATCGCTGCACGCGCCCAACAACGAGATCCGCAGCGGCATGATGCCGGTGAACGACGCCTACCCCGTGGAAGTGCTGATGCAGGCCGTGCGCCGCTATCAGGATACCACCGGACGCCGGGTGAGCTTTGAGTATTCCATGGTGCGCGGCGTCAACGATTCGGATGCCTGTGCAAAGCAGCTGGCAAACCTCATCCGGGGCATGGGGGCTCATGTGAACCTGATCCCCATCAACCCTGTGGACGGCAGCCCGTATTCGGCTACCGATGCCGCCAATGTGCGCCGCTTCCAGCAGAAGCTGGAAAGCCTTGGCGTCAATGCTACGGTGCGCCGACGTCTTGGCAGCGAGATCAGCGCCGCCTGCGGCCAGCTGCGCCGGGACGAAATGAACGGGAAAGCGTAA